The DNA segment ttctatatttttaaggtttttcGCGAAAAAGGTATGCATTTTTTTACTGGATTAATTCAACGTTAAATTTTAACTAAGTTTTTAGACACTTCTGTATGTAAATGATGTTTTGTGCCGCCCGACGCACCATAACTTCATAGTTACCAAGACATCATTGTCTTTATGACCCGTATAAAAAAGAACTACGGCTGGATTAGACCTTAGTAATTCTATTTCTAATAAGTATGAGGTTGTTTAAAAGTCTATAAATCTCACTGACTATGAAACGCAacaagataattaaattattaactctCATTTATTATCATATTGCCTCAGTTGTTGTGTTACAGTACgaatgcagtgctgaggtctcggctTCGATCTCCGAGGGTAGTggtaggtttttctactcagcatcagcccggagtatgaattttgtgtccgatatggcgataggctcgccctgaacacacggcagaaagtgagtgcaccagCTTCGCCTCTGTCcaccccttcaggaataaatgGCGCAcgtgtgtgtatttattttatcctgGCATGAAGTGATCACACAATCATGCATTCCAGTCCAATGAAATGATTAACATCTATAGCAAGAAGGAAGCCATTAATTTTAAGTgcatattgttaaaattttgtcCTTTTTCCTACGTCATGTGTAATTAATCATCGCCAAAGACAGTGAGTAATTGAAATCTTCGGAACCGAAACAAAGATATCATCGAAGGAAATTTACTTGAATAGTCTATAGAACGGACTGATTTGGTGCTTATTTgacttcattgttttttttatgtgtgcacgacaaagtgaacccactgcacctgatggtaagtggagtggggtccagtagaatgtcgactgacgatagatgattaccccgcgacaatcaacacaattatgccggcatgttagagtcggatatacataggctgatcccggaacgcgacacacttacatgggccacgaTGGTTGGTTTAAAACCtgtgtatagtggtcgctatccgggcaaatataaaatatatcctgccaccatcaaataaaactagttttcggattttatcgcggttttttatttaatttttgttcgccccgtgaccatgaaggctgcaaagatTTCAAAACATCGggcaaacattaaaatataaacagccgcggtaaaatccgaaaaatacttttattgaaatgtctaacaatcgcttaaataaaggaaatgtatttagttttacCAGATAACCAGTTTTTCATCCCTTAAGAGTGATAAACGATGTTAACGCAGGCGGAGCTGCGAACTAAAACtagtattttcattatatacataaaaatataagtctacATGCATGTTCCCTGTGAACTTCCAAACTGGAGcaatgaaatttttataatctacATTAGCCCACAAAATGATCCTGTAAAGTTTGGCACCGATCGGACCTCCAAGAATCATatgattataaacaaaatactacCCGTCCGAAGTCGGGGCGAATCACTAGtactctaataaaataaagatagtaTGGAATAATATGAACCGCAACGATACTGATAACAATTTTCGTCGTAAATAGGGCAAACACACGAGAATAACAATAGAGGAGCTGTTATCACTCTTTCTCCCAGACAACCTTTATTTATTGCGCCAAATAAAGTAATGAACTGATGtagatatacgaataaattacttatatacttaatatctgGCTGACGTAACTAGCCAGTCAATTTAACTAAGCAATGGTGAAGGGTAAAAatgatcataataaaaattactaattcGTTTACTAAGTTTAAACATAAACCTCCTTatccatagacgttatttatctaaggacggagcattgctgtcataacaagtctgtttctcagcttcgtttatatgacggcttgctgtttgttcagctttgtttatctgacagccaactagattcaagttgtatctcaatattagccaatcacaacggccctatgtctacacactgagaaacagacttgttatcacagcaatgctccgtccttagataaaaaacgtctatgaataaggggaaaagtgataggaccctttcgtttaatttttatccgtggtgctttacaacTGACTTGTCTAGTTGTAATCGTCCCTATACTTGCGGTTGAAATgtctattaatttgttattttgtctTCCGCTTTGCTGTGGAGGGTAGtggacaattaacatttccaactcctccctatctttctatttgattaatttcgttgcgggatagacaaattagttttccctgagactcgccgagcttcactgctcggtgtcgtaaaatgcgtgccactgctgatcctggcttacaggagttgtagtggtgggtgtgaggacgggaaaagtctttaaatataaacaattatccATATATATATACGAATACTTATCGCTGTTTGAGAAGTTTACAAACTTAAGTTAAAAATAGTGTactcatttttaaaacttaatgcCTCATTACTATTGAGAATAACTTGGCGAATAAATATGACTATTATGTTTACGTCAATCAGAACAGTTTGAGGAACctatctttattatatatttactttttttccgggataaatattttgccaaaataaaaagtaactcaGGAAAATTGTAGCTTATTAGTGAACAATTTTCCAAATTGCTTGAGTCGTAGGAACCTGagactagcgcgttcaaacaaactcttcaactttatatgtTATTAAGTATAGATACCATACGCATTTACGTAGTgccattatgttttattatctatCCTCATACTTGAATATCGAATTGTGTTGTACGAGTACAAAGAACGTAAAAATAATGAGGAAAGAGTTCTTAGATTATATAGGGCGGACATTAgtagattgtcatacaaaaattttgcgctcatgcgatggttactcaatctatagTGGAATAgcaaaataccaatgtaaaatacttcatatttttcccgTATCGTGATTGGTAAGTTTTTAATGCgccatattagcatattttctgtaaatattttatttctgtattaacattgcttgtcattgttctgagattaaCATCGTAGCACGctatgacatcttgtcacaagaaattttcaaataagacaacgacttattaccattaggtaataacttttggagtacTAATTTGATCCTCAAGTCCGatctataactaattatattatttaatatcgttgttattgagtaatatttcaatatcgCTGTGTGTTAAATTTTGTCGTGATTTTCCTTAATTATCCTAACACATTAGAGTGGTATATAAGtggtactaatatttattatcgttTGATATATACATTGTCATAGTTGAGGATGgatcagataaataaaaaaggctTTAGAAAATAtggcaaaatattattcaaatacaacacgacataaaacatacaactgacaattttaaattatatatttttttttgttggcgatttcttatcattaaaattactagTAAAGCTAGGTAAATACAGGAACAAATttacgaaaacaatatttaatttttattaggcactgACTCCGAAATTGATAACCATAtgggtaatatttaattatttttgggtttttaGTGGTTCTTGAAggcataattttctttatttttttttttttttaataaatgtgcttatttaaaatattgtcaacaACCCTATTACACTAGGCAGTAAACCTGATCTTAGTTGCATGTTATATATCAAATTAACCATCTTTGTCTGCTCTGTTGTTTTAGCAAAATAAGCATATTCTTGTTAAGTAACCCGCATATTACTAACCTTCTTACTTTACCTGCTTTAATATTAGGAAATCCTGATATAATCGtgatatttgtaaatgtttgccAATGTAGGTATAATTGTCTTCTCAATATGGTAACACTGTCTCATGAGTAGAGCTTAGTtacaacattattaaaatatgtacatattttacaaatactttataactAAATTTTGCTTACCGCCCGCCCACGTTTAAGTCGGATACGAGGATAAAAACttacccctttattcatagaggttttttatctaaggacggagcattgctatgatacaagtctgtttctcagcttcgtttatctgacagcttgctgtttgttcagctttgtttatctgacatccaactagattcaagttgtatcacaatattagccaattacaacggccctatttctacgcactgcgaaggctgccatgccgtcagcactgagaaacagtcttgttatcacaggaatactccgtccttaataaaaaaatgtctattaataagggggtaaatagCTTTCTTTTAATGAAAGAATGTTAAGCACCGAACCAGTAGTTCCACACACAACATAAATTCGTAAGTTTGTGCATATGTTCGGAGGACTagatgtttgtaagaaataaacattttattcaatgaaTTAACTTTGGTGAGGTGAAGCCGCGTACAAAACTTTGTAGATTTATTATAACACTGAAATTTTCCATAATGCGGTGTAAACTCACCCATTTGTCACCGACAGTCTAAGTCCGGGATGGCGGACCTTTAATGAtgccataattattaaaaaaaaaaatatttatttatttaagctatGGAAGACTTACAGCTATTGAAACGTAAATAACACTAAACTAGGtgactgaaaaaaataaaaaaaaccctgTCACGTGCCATCCGGTTTTATCTATCCAATctttttagcgacttttttatgacctaactaattttttttatcaggtcTCGGCGAAGTGGCTTTACTACACTTGACGTTACGTGAAACTCAAAGaaagataacatattatacaatGGTTAACATATTACtcgcgtgcccgaattattGTGTCATGTGGTGGTACTGGCACGCGTGCTCTTAGTTCGCCATTTCTGGTGGTCTAAAATTCGCCGAGCTTACATCCGctttattatgaatattcaaAACGGAACTATGAGGTTGGTTTAAGACACAAAGACGTCGGAGACCTCTTACTGATCTAAATATTCCATTTCcattcctttttaaatataatgaaggTTTATAGCACCATATTTGCTCCATTTTCTCCTGTTTCGCTACATTAATATTCCTCACAATAAATCATGTAAGTCTCACAAAGTACAAACTATTGCTCAGCGATTAAAATAGATGTAAAGAATGAGAGGTATGTATATAGATCTATACGACAAAGATATGAAgatatatatctttttaaagtAATTCGCTTTGACAAACGCTTATTAGCGAAAGTCAAGTCGCCACATATTGAGGTCTAGGTAAAGTTTTACCACGTAGATTACTTATTTTTTGACGTAAACTAATAATTTGTTGTTTGATGTAGTATTAACTTTGggctttttataaaaatcgtcAAATCTATGTTGTTACGGAAAAGACTTTCTATTTTTCTCTGATATCTTACATCTTGTTAAATAAGGTCTTAGTGGTCACTGACCTGAAAATAGATATCATGAATTGAGACAGCTCCAAGTAAATTATTCTTATCTAACCACATTATCAATTATTACTGAATTGCACCTAtctaataaatactattaactAGGAACTTCACTATATTGAGattattcgtaaaataaaaaccgtaatttaatacaaaagtaaGTAAGTAGCATCTACCTGTGTCTTATACTTTCACGGCTAAAAACTGGaccgattttgattaaatttggtacAGCGTACGCTTAAACTCCAAAAAACGACGTAGCCCAGTTTTCTTTAATAACCATTTATCACAAATCGAGTTGAAAGTGAGCGAATActcgagcaaaagttagtattacataataatattagttatataagtatatacattTAATAGGTCTATCGACATCAATATTctgtctattatttatttatctacaacTTTAATCTGATTGAAAAATCGATTCAAGTATgagcattaataattataattataccacTTACCCACTATTTTCGTCCttttttaatgtgaaataaTCAGGGTCAGTCAAAACAGTAATCAgtgttaaaataaagataaagacTATCTAGAAGATATATTGAAGGCATATTACCTAAACCTATTAGCAAAGGAGGAAAGGTCTTTTGTTCGTAGTACATAAACTCTAAAACTACtgaagctatttttatttattttaagaagctaCATTGTCCGTCAATGCTATAGGCTAGTTTTAACCCGGAAATACATGTTAACTTGAGCGGAATCACGAGCAAAATGTGGTTTTATCATAGACGAAGGATTGGTCACCTAGTATTAACTGCTTGCCGCCGTTACGAATCTTCTtacttatcttacttcttaataatattatacatgcaaaattacttaagtatacaaagatgtgtgtatatttagatatttcctcgtctatttgataaaaataacgGCAGAAGCTGCACGGATTTGGACTTTGACGGATTTGGGACGAAATTTAGCATAAATTAAACACATCTTAGgtcgacataatattattatagcgtAAGTGGTGCTGGCCTAATTGGTAATGGAACGTTTTGCTGAACCGAAGActtcaggttcaaaacccaaccacacctctgacttttcaaagttaCTTGTGGAAGTGTGTGAAGGAATACATCTTGAGTAAACCGACATACCTGAGTATTCGACATAAGAATTTAGAAGGTACGTGAAGtttgccaatctgcactaggccaacgtggtggacgaAGGCACCGGGAGAGCctgcccagaaataaatcacaaaaaattgcAACAATAAGAACTaataagtcactgaataaatttgcaacgatgagaactatcgaccacagagaTTTCTTTATGATgaagcattttcaaaaatacgcgggctttgaataaaaaaaatcctaatgaTTATGTAGTAGGTAGGTGCAGATggacctccctaaaactaatcttggtgGCGACTATGGCCCAcaccctcttagtagtagaggaggctcttgcccagcagtaggacagtatatacaggactgatattattaaatattataaaaaagttcaCAGTTGGATTCTTTCGGGAAACGTTCTTTACATAGGCGGAGACGTGAGTAAAACTTTGTAAGTAAATCAATTCATCGAAACCATTAACTGAGCTGTTGATAATCTCCAGCGGCTACATTGTAGAGAAAATTATAGGAATTACTGACGTTTAACCTTCAGTTAACAAATTCCTACTGACAGCTAATtgttagatataataattataataacaaaatgggAATTAACGAGGGCGGGACGATCTAGCTAGTTTTGAACATATCTTAATACAGATTGGATACTTATTATACCGAACTTAGGGGAGCGAgctataataaatgaaacatttgttgactcatttaataatataaaccgacagggtcattttaacattacgTTCCTAAACAAAGGCACATTCTTATCTATTTGACAATAAGTTACTCTTGGTTAAGTTCCATTGTATAGTTccataaaataagttacttgaaccgtagatgtaaaataaaaagggtgagttttgaataaaataaattacaataaaattaaagcagtatggtcgtaagactatagcctgtcctctaaggacgaaggaaaaaaaacaataaaactataatttatttacacgccctaatgccactactataaGAGTATTCGTGGCAGCGACAATATCATAccttcaatcagaaatacactcaacGCGCGAGCTATATTCGCAAcgaaactacaaaaaaatagaaaagcAAAACTGGAATTTTGGGTGCAAATGTTCATTACTCATGTATAAGTTTCGGCAACATATTAACAAAGATAAAGACGAGTATTTGATTTCATTTAtgaacgcaatgtcaaatgacCTTGCAAGTGTATTATACCGAATTTGTTCGTGAACTATACTCTTCTAGACGTAACACGGTCCTGGCTATACAAATTCAATATCAACCCGACGTGGACCAGCGATCTTGGCCCACATCTACCTCTAAAAAGTAGGGTCTTAGCAATGGGCCATTCGCCCAGTAGTGCGACGCTATTATCATAACTCCATTGTGCCTGCAAGGGTAAGCAGGACAATGATTTCCTATACTATATCTAATCATATTTAGAGGGTAGATATTTTCATCTAAGTAATTGTGAAATTGCATAGCTTTATTTCATCATGATTTATCATTTCTTTATCGAATGGGAAAACATAAGTGTATgtacgttttaaataaaaatcgatgTATTGAgtgactaaaataattaaaatctaatttaatttaaacatgcATGAAAACAAGGCGAATACTGCTGCTCATTATAAAAAAGGTCAAATTCAAGTAGAGACTTGAGCCCTGACATTAGCCGTTTTTATTAATGGTCCATAAAGTCAAATATCGCTTTACAATTACTTTGTTCAAAGTAAATATAGGCACATAGGgcttatagtaataaaaatagtagaagcaataaatatcattgaatataatacgctcaaagtaggtagttatataaaaataaacataaaacaaccCCCGCAATGATTGTATTATTGATTGTTGTGCAATTATATTGCTACAACGTACACGTGTACACTGAAAGCGCATGGCCTTGAAAATATATGTAGACGTACCTACTGACTTCATAACGCTTGTCATATTACGTAATTGTACCGTAAACTCACAAACAACCAATATACCACCGCATACAACTACATACGGCAACTTTAATAAAGTTTCTAATTGTACATTAAACAATTACTAACATACATAAGCCGTTTCGCAATTTATCAACAAAGCGGATCCGATTAAAGTAACCTAAAAGTTAATGGTGTGCCATTCGTTCATACGTGAAGGAAAACGTGCCCGTGAAGTTTATAAATCGTGTATATGATACAGAAAAGTTGTTTTTGTAACAAAGAGTGGGATGGAAGTCGAAAATACATATCGGCGAGAGGCCCAGTGCGCGCGGGCGGATGTTATATAGCTACGTAGATAAAACCTTCCGCCGTCGGCAGCGCCACTAGCGGCGGCTGAACAAAACAAACTTCATGCCGCGTACCCTCGGCAAATCAGGTTTCGATTAGATTTGTGTgccacaaaaatattaaattatttttatttgtttgaaaaatcCAAATTGATCGTATTATGTTTTAGTTGTAACTAGTGGGTTTCAATAAAGGTAAAAGCATGTCAgattacgaaaataaaaattttaggaaCAATTTGAACTTTGAATTTAGGAAATAAATGCATACATAGTTCTCATAAAAACAACTTTGTATAGTGATTTGATTTTTGTAAAAGacttaatagaataaaaaattcagacatgttattagaatttaaaacaataattaatgttatgcaACTCTGTGATATATTAAGTAGatgtattaataacaaaatagtgTTCTTTAATAgtgtacattttgttttgtttcgtgTCCATGTGTATATGTCTGTATGTTTCtggtggaaaataaaaaaaaacatattctaaacaaaatttattcaatctaatctacataaaatttttagaaacCTTTAGCTAGTGCCCATTCTTGTATATCGTTCACATAGTCTCCTTTGGTTTCTATGAATCTTCCCACTTCATGAACCCTCGTCTGTACAAACTTGTTATTCTTCATCTTCAAGTACGCTTTGAGTTCATCATTCATTTTCCAGATGTCACCCTCGATCTTCTTGATTACAGATATTTTACGCATTCCTCTATGtgatatattcaaaaatataggtaaatcgGAATATTTATTCCTTGGCACGAAATAAGGATTGTTGAGCGCCTCTTCTTTTGGCGGGACCCAGCCCGATGGATAGCTGTCTTTTAGGTTAACTTTGGGTAGCGTCTCAAACGGCAAAAGTCTTTCAACATATTCCCATTCCTGGGGCTTCTTGACGATTTCGTAGTCGTACTGCTCCTTTATTCTCGTGACAAACGGAGAATGCGCATAATTTGAGTATTTCTTTGATACCAGAAcctggaacaaaaaaaaatcaatattagacactgtataaaatattttttttttttgctggaACTTGCCTAATCAtactaaaatacacaaattattatttacaccatttaattattataataacttaactttTCTAACTATAAAACGCTTAAATTAAAAGTCATTAATCAATGTCATTCTGAAATATatcaatgacaaaaaatatcgGTCTGAAGGTTACTTGTGCGGAACAGTGTACACCCATAGTACTGTCACATGTCGTGGTCAAAGCAGCATTACAACGCGACgcgagttaaaatatataaaaataattaccgaTTGTGATCCCGGGGTCAGTTTTTGTACCCAAATAAGTTGCGTTGTTCAGGATTTGTCCAGTTTTTCCAGCAAAAAGCCGCGCAAACGCGCACTGTGTTCGCCACACCGTCGCCATTTTGAATAGCGAATAGAGCGAATTGCTACAAGAGCAATAAGAACTATATTATTCGTTTCGAAGGAAACATTATGGCGGACGCCTGCAGACATTCGTGCTTTTCAAAAATCGTTTTCTAAGTTTAATCGCGTGTTTATATTGAACTTTTCGCATATTATGGTGCATTGTGTATCTAAATAACTGtttattgtggtttttgaaGGTTCCTTGGGATAAATTGTGAGTATTTTGTGAGGACATTGCAGAGGTGCGCCACGGCTGGGGAAATGATTCGGTGCTTTCGTTCGCTCGACGCATACGCAATCGGTCAGCTGTAGGTGGCGTTTGTGTCACCGCGGCCTCACACCACCAAAACACAGTTTTTCATGACTTTTCCGCCGCGATTTTCTATGCAACCAGACAAGTAAACAGTTATTTCTTGTGTTGTTTACGTCGACTGTTTACTCGCCCTGCGATATATGCagcatataaattaataacagttGAAATATAATGTCAAATTATTGCGCGAACATGTTGATTGCCGCGCACTCGCTTTTGTTTACGATGGTTTGTGGACTTAGTTTATATGTGAATTAGGACAAAATATGTGATAATTGAGTACAAATTAGCTAACTTTACTGTTTAAACTCTAAGCGTGTACGAAAAAgtttgttgttttatataaacttcATGAGTTATCCATCAATAAGTTTTGACAAGTAACTTTTTAAGAACACTCATATTCTATCAGTGTTAGATGATTGTTTGATGATTTATTGTCACGTTTCAGGTCCAGATGGCAAATCACGAAGGCGTATTATGGCTCAAAGTCGTTCTAGCGCAAAATTCAAAGAGTTATTGAGACAGAAATCGGCTACAGTTGTAAATAAAGACGACAGTGGTTGCGACACCAGTCCTGAAGACAACTTAGACCACACCAGCACCCAATACCCGGACAGTGACAGCCAAACAGAAGGGAACAAGCACAAGGCACAGAGCAAGCCTCGGAGCACTTCATCGATCACACTCAGGTCGACCAATAGAAACAAGGACACTCAGTTTCTACCTGATGTCGGAGGAACGGGAATATCTCCCACCACACATTCCAACATGAAAACTAAACAAGCTAAAGAGGAGCAAGACAAAACTCTTGATGAGGAAACAGTGATAGAACCCAAGACACGGGCCCGCAAGAAGGCTTCGGACATTGCCAACGATGACAAAACTAAACCCAGCCAAGATGAGCCTAAAACTTCTAAAGAAACTAAGAAAGttgtaaataaacctaaagcAATAGTCAAAAAGAGGCCTATGGGCATCAGAAAGACATTGAGAAGCAAGAAAACTATTGCAACCAGGGATAAAGTAAAAAATGCTATAAAGAAGACTGTCACCCGAGGCAGGAAAGCGGCTGTTAAGCTTGAACCTGATAATTCTCAAGAAAAGGAAACCGTCCCTCTGATTCCAGCCTCTGAAATCAAAAAAGAACCACTTGACGACACACCCAACTCTAGATCTTCCAGTCCAAAAACGGCTGGCAGACGTCAAAGATTAAGCTCTGATTTAGTAATGATGAAAACCATGCTAAGTGACAGTCAGGGTAGTTTGGTCTTGGGCCCCCGCACAAGCCCATACCCAATGCGCTCGGAGAGAAGCAATAGTCCTTCAATGTTTGAAGCCAAGAATCTGCGGAGTGGAAAGTCTAAGAAAGTCAAAAACAACTTATTAAATGAAGTTGTTATGAAAGAACAAAAGAAAAGACGAAGACTGCTATCAGATTCAAAGACATCAGATTTAAATGATGCTGGGGATGAGTGTAAAAAGCTTAAGAGAGGACGCTCCTGTTCTCGTGATGGCAGTGAGATCTCAAAATGCTCAGATAACACAGAATCTGACATGAGTCTGAGCGAACCGCTTGAGGAGGGCGGAAAGGAGCTCAATAAAAAACTAGATAAAAGTAAGACTGACCTAGATgtagatattgaaaataatgtacAGATCTCGAGTATTGAAAAAGTGCCTTCTGTTAATGATGACAAACACAGTGAACCCAAAGCCCATGCAGAGTCCAGCTGCGTTGttaatgagaaaaataaaaagaagttgAGCTTAAAAAGAAGTACTTCTTTAGACTCCGACAACAATAATAGTAATAGGATAAAGTTAGACAATTTTAATTCATCAGAAATAGAAAGCAAACTATTGATGAAGACTGAAAACGATACGCTTTTGGACGCCCGTAGTAGTATACTGAGTAGTATGTCCAAGACATTTAATACAAAGGAgattacaaagaatataaagaAGGCGCATAGGGGGAGAAGGGCGGCGGCGCTTGCGAGACCGGATCCTAACAAAGCCTGCATGGTTGCCACCATCTCCAATTCTGTGGAAGATAAACAAGAAACCATTGAGTCACTCTCAAAGGAAATTGATGATTTGATCAACAATCTAGATGAAAATATTGACCAGGACACCGAGACAAGCACTACAGAAAACACATCAGAACCCACACAAACTAAACATGTCTCTAAGTTTTATGGTTCAGGAAAACCATTGAGTAATTCTGATGACAATAATATTACGAGCTCCTGATACACCTGTTAAAAATACTGAACTCTCCATTTCTGTGACAAATGAAAACACACCATCTAAAATAGATGACAGTGAGACAATTAGACTTCATTATGAAGAGGATTCTGAAGAAAAGACTGCTGAACCTACAAAACATGAAATCACATATAATTGCACTTCTGTTGCTAGTATAGATAAGTTGATGGACAGGCTCAAAGAATTCGAAGAGTTTGATAAAGAAGACAGAGACAAGAGTCTGAATCGAAAGCTAATGACACTAAACCCATGATGGTTACAAGTGATGTTGTCCTGATACCTAAATCAGGAGCGATATCAAACCTTTAAAAGACATACAATCTGTCAGATCCCGGAGAGACCTATAGAAAAGAAAATGTATTGAGTTGCTTTGAAAATAATTCTGCTATTTCTATACTTAAAAGAGATCAAGTCAGGAAATCTATTGATGTTGACCTCCCAAACTCTGTCACATTGATTAAGAGAAACAGTTTTAGTGCTAGAAAAGAGTCCATAAGTTCCAATCACTCTAGAGAGTCTGATGCTATAAGTATATTCGAGAAGTCTCTAGGCAAGGATGTAACTTTGACTGAAATTAGAAAATCGGTAGAAAAATCAGCCCCCGTGCAACAGGTGGAACTACACTTCGCCACGCTACACCCTAACAATCCAGGACAAAACCTCGTCCCTGGCGTAGTATTAGACTCTAATGAGATCTCCATAACTCCTCGGGTCATGACAGATAAGTCGAAtataaatgacattaaaataattcccAAACGGAAGTCCCGGAGTCAATATCAAGAAAATCATCTGAGTCGACTAATGACGAAGACAAATTGACTATTATAGAGAAAATCAAAGCGCCATCGCATCCCAATTTGTCG comes from the Manduca sexta isolate Smith_Timp_Sample1 unplaced genomic scaffold, JHU_Msex_v1.0 HiC_scaffold_28, whole genome shotgun sequence genome and includes:
- the LOC119192445 gene encoding LOW QUALITY PROTEIN: probable 39S ribosomal protein L49, mitochondrial (The sequence of the model RefSeq protein was modified relative to this genomic sequence to represent the inferred CDS: deleted 1 base in 1 codon); its protein translation is MATVWRTQCAFARLFAGKTGQILNNATYLGTKLTPGSQSVLVSKKYSNYAHSPFVTRIKEQYDYEIVKKPQEWEYVERLLPFETLPKVNLKDSYPSGWVPPKEEALNNPYFVPRNKYSDLPIFLNISHRGMRKISVIKKIEGDIWKMNDELKAYLKMKNNKFVQTRVHEVGRFIETKGDYVNDIQEWALAKGF